From the Rhinolophus sinicus isolate RSC01 linkage group LG02, ASM3656204v1, whole genome shotgun sequence genome, one window contains:
- the OR10AD1 gene encoding LOW QUALITY PROTEIN: olfactory receptor 10AD1 (The sequence of the model RefSeq protein was modified relative to this genomic sequence to represent the inferred CDS: inserted 1 base in 1 codon; deleted 2 bases in 1 codon), translating into MADACPKATSLFLDRLSLERRSTVVSEFILVGFEQSSLSTWALLFALFLIPCHGMHGLIIFITWADPRLHSPMDFFLGHLCFLDTCFSTTTVPQMLIHLVVKNHTLSFASCVTQMYLVFGVGVAECILLAFMACDCYPAICHQLNYAQIMSQQVCVRLVGLQADYMTFRGPFCGDNHIENFFCEVPTVTTLSCGDPHFSLRVILADAIMVLLSPMVLTGISYALIWASVFSRPFSSAQGKRFSTCTSNLTVVSFCSTSALFSYMNPHSTHVSQHSPEKDTPFSLLYTITAPMCKPIIYSFQNKERKGAMVRAXGQTSLAQVESV; encoded by the exons TTTATCCTCGTGGGCTTTGAGCAGAGTTCCCTTTCCACTTGGGCGTTGCTCTTTGCCCTCTTCCTAATTCCTTGCCACGGCATGCATGGCCTCATCATTTTCATCACCTGGGCAGACCCCAGGCTTCACAGCCCCATGGACTTCTTCCTTGGCCACCTGTGCTTCCTGGATACCTGCTTCAGCACCACCACCGTCCCACAGATGCTGATCCACCTGGTGGTCAAGAACCATACTCTCTCCTTTGCCTCCTGCGTGACCCAGATGTATCTGGTGTTTGGTGTGGGTGTGGCTGAGTGCATCCTCTTGGCTTTTATGGCCTGTGACTGTTATCCTGCTATCTGCCACCAACTTAACTATGCCCAGATCATGAGCCAGCAGGTCTGTGTGAGGCTGGTGGGTCTTCAGGCTGATTACATGACATTTCGTGGTCCATTCTGTGGAGACAACCACATAGAAAACTTCTTCTGTGAGGTCCCCACAGTGACCACCCTCTCTTGTGGAGACCCCCACTTTAGTCTGAGGGTGATCTTAGCTGATGCCATCATGGTGCTGCTCAGCCCCATGGTGCTCACTGGCATCTCCTATGCCCTTATCTGGGCCTCTGTCTTCAGCAGACCCTTCTCCTCGGCTCAGGGGAAGCGCTTCTCTACTTGCACCTCCAATCTGACTGTGGTCAGCTTTTGCTCTACCTCGGCCCTGTTCTCTTACATGAACCCCCACAGCACA CATGTGTCACAGCACAGCCCTGAAAAAGACACgcctttctccctcctctacACCATCACCGCCCCCATGTGCAAACCCATCATCTACAGTTTCCAAAACAAGGAAAGGAAGGGGGCCATGGTGAGGG CTGGACAGACCAGCCTGGCCCAGGTGGAGTCTGTCTAG